ATCTCTTTTAGCCGATAATCTCTCATCGGGAACCTCCTTATATTTTTTGTGGATTGATGAGGTATTGTACCTCATTTGGAGGTTCCCATTCAAGACCAGATGGGCTGAGGCTGATGGACAGATCTCAAGCTCTCTGAAATCTGTTACCATAACTATGAACCATCCCAAAACCTGTCAAGAACAAGCCGGGTGTGAGGAAAATGCCTCGACGTCCTAAAAACTCTTCGATCAGACCCGTGAAAAATACGCCTGAAAACATTGCTCCATCCGGACTGAAGAAACCTGTGTCAATTGGGTCCGACGTTACATCCGACGTCATCAGCCCATGGCAAAGTTGCCTTACGGTTGTGGATTGCGGCTCATTGAGCGCTCGCGACTCAGAGTTAAGGGATGGAGGGAAAGGAGGTTTACATGGCGGATCGCGGGAGGATGATATACGAGTTGAAGCGAAAATACCTCATCAAACGGAACGCAATAGAGGCAAGGTTGCGCGAGTTCGAGAAGATCAGGGAAAAAGGGGATTTGGCCGCCTTCGAGGAGATGTGTTACTGTCTGTTCACGGCCGGCACATCCGCAAAGGTTGGGATGCGCTCAGTCGAGGCGATCAGGGATCTGATGCTCACCGGAAGTCAGGAGGAGTTGTCCGAGAGGTTACATTTAGTCCATCCCTATGCTCGCAAACGGGCCGAATACGTGGTCCTCGCCAGAGAATTCGTGCGGAAAAGAATGAATTTTAAGATATTCGATACGCTCGATCCGATGGAGCATCTCGAGAGGAGGGATTTCATAGTTCACAACATCAAAGGGCTTGGATACAAAGAGGGGAGCCATTTCCTACGTAATATAGGCTACAAGGGTTACGCCATCCTCGACAGACACATACTCAGGAATCTCAGGCGTTTCGGGATAACGGATCTGAAGAGCTCCCCGAGCTCGCGGAGAAGGTATCTGGAGGTGGAGGAGGCCATGAGACGGCTCGCTCTCGAGATCGGGGTGGATTTCGACGCCCTTGATCTGCTGTTTTGGAGCGATGAAACGGGAGAGATATTGAAATAGTAAGGAGGGGAAAAATGAGCTGGAAACTTGCATTACATACCGTAAGTTACGCCGGGGTGTGGAGGGGTCAGACTTCCCTGCCCATCGAAAGGGTGTTGGAAAAGGCCAGTGAGCTGGGGTTTGACGGCGTGATGATCATGGCTAAGCGGCCTCATCTCTCGCCGCTAGATTACGACGAAAATGCTCGGAAACGTCTCAGGGAGAAGATCGAATCGCTGGGGCTTGAAGTTCCATGTCTCGCTGGATATGTGGATTTCACAGCAGGGGTGGATAGGCCGATGACCCCGATGATCGAGGTTCAGGCGGTTTACGTCGGCGAGCTGGCAAGGCTGGCCAGAGATCTCGGGTGCGGGATGATCAGGGTGTTTACGGGCTTCGAAAGGCCCGGGGTTCCGTTCGATAAATTATGGGAGATATGCGTGCGAGGATTGAAGCTCGCCTCCCAGAGGGCGGCCGAATTCGGAGTTACCCTTGCCGTTCAGAACCACCACGACATAGCCATTCATCATGAATCGCTCAGATGGCTGTTGGAGGAGGTGGATGAGCCGAACTGTAAGGCGGCTTTCGACGCGTGGGCGCCGGCGTTACAGGGACTGAAAGGGGAGGAGCTGAAGGAGGCCGTCCGTAGGATAGCCCCCTTCCTTGTCCACACCACGGTTGCCGATTACATCAAGCATCACCGTTTCATATATGACCAATCCCTGACCAACTACATCAGGAGAGAAGCGAGGGTCTACGCCGTTCCGATGGGGACGGGGATCGTGGATTATCCGAGCTTTTTCGATGCACTGAGGGAGATCGGATACCGGGGATGGGTTGCATACGAGATGTGCGAGGTGCTGAAAGGGGGAGGCGATGAGGAAAATCTGGACAGATGTGCCCGCGCATTTCTCGACTACATGCGTAAACTTTGATATAACTCAGTACCCTAAAAGCCTTATTCCGCTTCTGTAGATCTCAGCGGATCGGTGAAGCTGGGCCAACTCCTCATCGGTTAGATTGAGCTCTATGATCTCCTCTACGCCGGAGGAGCCGAGTTTAGCGGGAACGCCGATGAAGATATCCCTCAGGCCATACTGTCCCGAAAGATAGGCCGAGCAGG
This genomic interval from Candidatus Poribacteria bacterium contains the following:
- a CDS encoding sugar phosphate isomerase/epimerase, producing MSWKLALHTVSYAGVWRGQTSLPIERVLEKASELGFDGVMIMAKRPHLSPLDYDENARKRLREKIESLGLEVPCLAGYVDFTAGVDRPMTPMIEVQAVYVGELARLARDLGCGMIRVFTGFERPGVPFDKLWEICVRGLKLASQRAAEFGVTLAVQNHHDIAIHHESLRWLLEEVDEPNCKAAFDAWAPALQGLKGEELKEAVRRIAPFLVHTTVADYIKHHRFIYDQSLTNYIRREARVYAVPMGTGIVDYPSFFDALREIGYRGWVAYEMCEVLKGGGDEENLDRCARAFLDYMRKL
- a CDS encoding N-glycosylase/DNA lyase; the encoded protein is MADRGRMIYELKRKYLIKRNAIEARLREFEKIREKGDLAAFEEMCYCLFTAGTSAKVGMRSVEAIRDLMLTGSQEELSERLHLVHPYARKRAEYVVLAREFVRKRMNFKIFDTLDPMEHLERRDFIVHNIKGLGYKEGSHFLRNIGYKGYAILDRHILRNLRRFGITDLKSSPSSRRRYLEVEEAMRRLALEIGVDFDALDLLFWSDETGEILK